DNA sequence from the Sphingomonas bisphenolicum genome:
GATGTCGCGTTCCACATCCGCCTGCGTGCCGATGCTGGAGACGCTCAGCACATCGGACAGCATCGCCTGGGCCTGACCGGGCAGATCGGCATAATAGCCCGGCACCGGCGGTTGCAGCTTACCCGGCTGGCCGGTGCGCAGCCGCACGAAGGACTGCTGCATCGAGCTGGCAAGCAAATGCGCTTCCTCCGCCGTGTCCGCAGCGAAGACATTATAGCCCGCCATCACATAGGGATATTTGAGATGGGCCGACGGGCGGAAGTCGCGGCGATAAATGGCGATCGCTTCGTCCAGCGCGGCGGGAGCGAAATGGGACGCGAAGGCATAGGGCAGGCCGAGCATGGCGGCGAGTTGCGCGCCATAGAGGCTGGAGCCGAGTATCCAGATCGACACATCTGCGCCCGCGCCCGGCGTCGCCTGGATGCTGAGCCGCTCGTCCTCGCCGAAATAGGCCTGTAGCTCCATTATGTCGCGCGGGAACTGGTCTGCTCCGCCCGACAGGTTTCGGCGGATCGCCTGGGCCACCCGCTGGTCAGAACCGGGCGCGCGGCCCAGGCCCAGATCGATGCGGCCGGGAAAGAGCGCATCGAGCGTGCCGAACTGCTCCGCGATCACCAGCGGGGCGTGATTGGGCAGCATGATGCCGCCCGCGCCGATGCGGATGGTCGATGTCGCCTGGCCGATATGCGCCAGTACGACCGCCGTCGCGGCGGATGCGATGCCCGCCATGCCGTGATGTTCGGCGACCCAAAGCCGGTGATAGCCAAGCCTTTCGGCATGGGCGGCAAGATCCGCGGCGTGGGCGAGCGCCGTGGCGACGGTGTCGCCTTCACGAACGGGGACGAGGTCGAGCAGGGAAAAACGGGTCATGTCCGCCATATGGGGGCATGGTCGGTTTTACTTCAAGACTTATAATATAGCCAAGGCGACCGTTTGCGATCAATGGCTCGACAATGCGGCGCCAGGCTCCAACTCAGACCGCCCGGCCAAATCCCTGTGCGGGCGCTTCGGCGCGGCGGCTGAAGGTGGCGGGCCGGCGAGCGACCAGCGGGTTGGCGTCGCGATCGAGCAGCGCCATCGTCTCGGTAAAGCAGGGACGTAGCGCGACGACGACCTCGATCAACTCGTCCGGGCCTTCATGCGTTTCCACGCAGCGGCGGGCGACCATCTCGATCTCTTCGGCCATGGCGCTCAGGCGATAGGCGCCGAACTGCGCCGATTCGCCCTTGAGCGTATGGGCGGGCGTGACCAGCGCGGCGGCGTTGCGGGCGCGGAATGCCTCTTCGATGGCGCCGATGGATTTGGCGCCATCTTCCCGGAAATAGCCCAGGATACGAAGAAAAGCGGTGCCCAGCTCGCTGCGGGTCCGCGTAAATTCGCTCCAACTGACCAGTTCGGTATCTTGATAGGACACCCACGCCGCTCCTTCATTCTAGCGAAGCCAAAATAGACGCGGCGCGTAAACAGCAGGTTAAAGCGTGGCGGAAAGCCACCCATTGTGGAGGATAATCACTCGGTCCGGGATAGGGCGAACCGATGCTCGCCCAGCGCCGCGAAGGTCCAGCCCTGCGCCTGGGCGAGCGCCTCCAACTCGGCGGCGGCGATCGGGTCGTCCGCTTCGATCACGATCGCACCGGCGTCGCGCATCGCCCGCGCGGCGCGTAACGCGGGCCAGGGACATTTCATGCCTCTGGCGTTCACGGGAACGGGATCGGCCGCCATCGCTCTATTTGGTCGCGTAGGGGTTCTTCTGGCTGCGCAGCGTCAGGCGCACCGGCACCGCGCCGAAACCCAGTTCCCGGCGGATGCCGTTTACCAGATAGCGGCGATAGCTTTCGGGCAGGTCGTCCAGCCGGGTGCCGAACAGCACGAAGGTCGGCGGACGGGTCTTGTTCTGGGTGATATAGCGCAGCTTGATCCGCTTGCCGCCCGGCGCGGGCGGCGGGTTGGCCTCCAGCGCGGTTTCGAACCAGCGGTTGAGGACGCCGGTTGATACGCGCTGCGACCAGGCGGTGCGCGTTTCGAAGGCGACGTGGATCAGGTCGTCCAGACCCTTTCCAGTAGCCCCGGAAATGGTCATGATCGGCACGCCGCGCACCTGCGCCAGGCCTTCGTCCAGCGCCTTCTTTATGCCTTGGTAGAGCGCCGAACCATGTTCGACCGTATCCCATTTGTTGAGTGCGACGACGAGGGCGCGGCCTTCCTCCAGCACCCGGTCGGCGATGCGCAGATCCTGCGCCTCCAGCCCGCGGGTGGAATCGATCATCAGCACGACGACTTCGGCGAAGTTCACCGCGTTGATGCCGTCGGAAACGGCCAGCTTTTCCAGCTTTTCCTGCACCTTGGCCCGCTTGCGCATCCCCGCCGTGTCGATCAGGCGGACGGGGCGTTCCAGCCCGTCGCGGCTGGTCCACATCCAGTCGACGGCGATGCTGTCGCGGGTGATGCCCGCTTCCGGCCCGGTCAGCAGGCGGTTTTCGCCCAGCAGCCGGTTGATGAGCGTGGATTTGCCCGCATTGGGGCGGCCGACGATGGCGAGCTTGAGCGGGGCGCTCTCGTCATCCTCGTAAAATTCCTTTTCGTGCGGCTCGTCGCCCTCCCGCTCCAGGTGGGGGAGCAGCGCCTGGAACAGGTCAGCCAGGCCCTGGCCATGTTCGGCGGAAAAAGGGACAGGCTCACCCAGGCCAAGGCTGAACGATTCCATGACGCCGTCATCCGCCGCCTTGCCCTCGGCCTTGTTCGCGACCAATATGACAGGCGCGTCGTTGGCGCGCAGCCAGCGGGCGATTTCCTCGTCCAGCGGGGTGATGCCAGCGCGCGCGTCGATCATGAACAGGGCGACGTCGCAATTTTCCACCGCCGCTTCGGTCTGCATCCGCATCCGGCCGGGCAGGGTATTGGCATCCTCATCCTCATAACCGGCGGTATCGACGATCGTGAAGTCGAGGCCCAGCAGATGCGCCTCGCCCTCGCGCCGGTCGCGCGTCACGCCGGGCTGGTCATCGACCAGCGCCAGCTTCTTGCCGACCAGACGGTTGAAGAGTGTGGACTTGCCCACATTGGGACGCCCGACAATGGCTACTGTGGGCAACATGGAGGCCCGTTCCTTCCAAAATTCAATAATCGATAAACGCGATACTCCCGCGCAGGCGGGGGCCAGTCCAGACGGAGGAACTGGACCCCCGCCTGCGCGGGAGCACGCTTAGCATATTTTCCCGGCTTAACGGTACGCCGTCAACTTCCCGTCATCCGCCAGCAGATAGAGTATGTTGTTGGCGACGATCGGCGACAGCGACATGGAGCGCCCCACATCGACCGTCGATTGCACCGATCCGGTGGCGGGATCGACATAGACCATCTCGCCGCGTGTCGACACGACGATCAGGCGGCCGCCGGCCAGCACCGGGCCGGTCCAGCGGATCGCCTTGTCCTTCTTCTTTTCCTTCTGCCAGCGGCGGAGCTGGCTGACCCAGCGGATCTTGCCGGTGGCGCGCGCGACGCAGAGCAGCCGGGCGTCGCTGGTCACCGCGAACACCCATTCGCCGACCACGGCCGGGGTCGAGATGCCCGCAATATTGATTTCCCACAGGCGCTGGCCGCTGGTCAGTTCATAAGAGGCCATGCGGCCGCCCTGGCCGATCGCAAAGACGCGGCCACGGTCGATCACCGGATCAGCATCGATGTCGGTCAACGAGGCCACGGCGGTCGAGATGCTGGTCCGCGAGAGGGCGTCGCCCCACAGCGTGCGCCCATTTTCATAGCGATAGGCATTGATTTCGCCCGAACTATAGCCGGCGATCACGGTTCCCTGCGCGGCGGCGGGGGCCGCGACGCCGAAAATGCCGGTAACCTGCAAGGTGCCGCTATCGGTCCACTGGGTTTCGCCGTCCGACTGGTTGAGCGCGAACACCTGATTGTCCTGGCCCATCACATAGACATGACCGTTTTCCAGCGTCGGCGCGCCGCGCAGCGGGCCGGACAGATGCTTCTTCCAGACGATCGCGCCATCGGCGACATTCAGCGCGAAGACGTCGCCGAAGCCGGTGCTGGCGAATACCCGGTCGCCCAGGACGCTGACGCCGCCGCCGAACAGCACGCGGCCATTGCCCTTGCCTTCGGAGGGCAGGTTGGTCTGCCACAATTTTGCGCCGCTGGCGGCGTCGAAGGCGATGACATGCGCGCCTGCGTCTGTCACGAACAGCTTGCCGCCCGCCACGACGGGGGAGGCGGCCAGCCGCGCCTGGGGCGAGCTGCCCTCGATCGAAGCGGTCCAGACCTGCGAGGGCGAACCGCCCAGCGAGACATGGCCCATCGCCTTGGACGGGTCGCCGCCCGGCTGCGACCAGCTATCGTTGACATAAGGGGCGGGCAGGGTGACCTGCACATCGGCCAGGCTGGGTTCGACCTCGACACCCTGTTCGTTGCTCAGGATCGACGTGCGGTTGCCGACGACCGGCGTCTTGGGTCCGCCCTTCTTGCCGCCGACGATGCCGCAGCCCGCGAGCAGGGCGACCATCGCCGCCATCGTTACCATGCGGCCCATCGGCGCGAATGCTTTCATGCTCGTCATTCCCATCCGCTCGGTCATCCTTCGCTCGGCTCGGCCGGAATCTCGACCGCGTCGATACCCATTAATCCTGCCATCTGTCGCGCGCGTGAACGGATCGACTGCGGCACATTGGCGTCCTTGGCCATCGCGGCGAAGATCGGGCCGGCCAGGTCGGTCTTGCCCATCTTCATATAGGCGATCGCCACCAGTTCACCGGCGCTGCCGAACCAGGGCGCGCCCTCGACGGCCAGCGGCTTTAGCCGGTCGACCACCTGGTGGGGCTTGAGCGTATCGAACTCCAGCGCGGTCTGGCGGATCAGCGCCAGGTCGCGATAGGGCTGGTCCAGCTTGGTATCCGCGGCCATGGCGGCGTAGAGGGCGGTCGCAGCCTTGGCGTCGCCCTTGCGCGACGCGACGCCGGCCTGCGCCAGCAGGGCGGACGCGCGGTAGCCCGGCTGGTCGGCCTTCGTCAGTGCATCGAGCTGCTTGGCGTCGGGCGTGCCGCCGCCGGCCGCCGCCGTCAGCACCGTGTCCATCTGCTCCGACACCGCTTCCGACTGTATCTTGCTATAATGCTGCCAGTAGAGCCAGCCGCCAAAGGCGGCCAGGCCCAGTACGACGGCGACCAGAATCCAGCGCCCATAGCGCTGCCAGAAGCCCAGAAGCTGGTCCTGTCGGACGGCTTCGTCCACCTCGCGCATGAAGGCTTGGCTATTTTGCGGCGTCAGGGCCACGGGATTCTCCGAGAAATGGATCAGAAACTATGGGCAGAAGGCGCGATCAATAGCGACGCTTATGCCACAGGCAAATCAAATTTTGGCCAATTAGATTTTAGGGCGATACACCTGATCGTCGGTAGGAAAGCCGCGTGTCCGCACTTCGGCGGCGTAGCGGGCCGCCGCGCCGTCGATGGTTTCCGCGATATTCTCGTAACGTTTCACGAAGCGCGGGACGCGATCGAACATGCCCAGCATGTCTTCGGTCACCAGCACCTGCCCGTCGCAATGGGCCGATGCGCCGATGCCGATCACCGGCACGTCGACGCTGTCGGTGATGGCGACGGCCAGTTCCTCCATCACCCCTTCCAGCACCATGGCGAAGGCACCGGCCTGCGCCACGGCGCGGGCGTCGGCCATGATCTTGGCATGTTCCTGCTGGCTCTTGCCGCGCGCGCCATAGCCGCCCAGTGCGTTCACGGCCTGCGGCGTCAGGCCGATATGCGCCATCACCGGGATGCCGCGCTGGCTGAGGAAGGAAATCGTGTCCGCCATCGCCTCGCCGCCCTCCAGCTTGACGGCGGCGCAGCCGGTTTCCGCCATTATCCGGCTGGCGCTGGCGAAGGCCTGTTGGGGCGAGGATTCATAGCTGCCGAACGGCATGTCGACCAGCACGACGCTGTGATAGCTGCCGCGCACGACCGCCGCGCCATGGGCGATCATCATGTCGAGCGTGACGGCGAGGGTGGAGGGCAGGCCGTAAATCACCTGGCCCAGCGAATCGCCGACCAGCAGCATGTCGCAATGCGGGTCGAGCAACTGCGCCTGGCGCGCGGTATAGGCGGTCAGCATGACCAGCGGTTCCTGCGTCTTCCCCTCGAACTTGCGCCGCTGGATGGCGGGCACGGTCAGGCGCTTCATCGGCGCGGGCGTGGGGTTGGCGCGGCTGGTCGCGGTGTCGAGCGTGAAGGTCGTGGACATGGACGCGCTCTACCGCAGCGCGGCGCGGCGCGCAAATGGATGGGGAGCGGCATGGATATGCCGCTCCCCATTCTTCGCAGGTTGCGGATACGGCAAGCCGCCTCCGCAGGGGTGAGTGGTCAGAAGGAGACTTTGATCGTGCCGCCCCAGGTCTGGGGATCGCCGACCTGACCGGCGATCAGGCCGGTGTTGCCCGGCGCGACCTGGAGGTTTTCGATATAGTTCACGTCGAACGCGTTGCGGACCCAACCGAAAATGTCGAACCATTCGCCGCGGAAGCCGGCGCGGAAGTTGGTCAGCGCATAGCCCTTCACCTCGGTATAGATGGACGGCGAGGCGTTGGAGTTCCAGTGCGAGCGGTAATTGCCGTCGACGCCCAGATAGGCCTGGCCCTCCTTCGCCAGTAGCGTAACCGGAATATTATATTCCGCGCCGTAGGAGAAGGCCCATTTCGACACGCCGGGCAGATCCTGGCCGGAAATGTCGCACTGGCGAGGGCTGAGCGCGCCGGGGACGCCCGGCTGCGAATAATCCGCAGGCTGTCCCGAAGGCTGCAACGTGCCGCCCGACAGTTCGGGCGGGCAGGGCGCGTTGGTGAACTTCTTATATTGGGCGTCGGTATAGGCGCCATTGGCATAGGCGGTGAAACGGTCGCTGGCGACGACCTTGAAGTCCGCCTCGATCCCTTGCGACCGCACCTTTTCCGCGTTGGCGAGGTAACCGCGCACGGTGCCGAACTGGCCGCCATTCACGGTCGCCTGGAAATTCTTGATCTCCGTGCGGAAGGCGGTGAGGTTGAAGGTGGCCCGGCGGTCCCAGAACTGGGTCTTGAGGCCGATTTCATAATGATTGACCGATTCCGGCTTCACCGTGCTGGCGTCATAATTGACGCTATTGTCGGCATTGAGCGGCAGGCCGTTCTGGTTGATGCCCAGCGTCTTGAAGCTCTTGGCATAGGTCGCATAGGCCAGCACGTCGCGGGCGACCTTGTAATTGACGTTGAAATCGTAGGTGAAGTTCCAGGCGCTGTCGGACGGGGCACTGACCTGCGGCTGGTAGACGCCGCACTGCTGGGTCGTGCCCTTGATGGTGCCGGGTTCCGCGACCGTGGTGCAACTGATGGCCTGGCCCTGCGCGTTGGTGACGACGCGCTGATAGAAGCCGGACTTCTTGTCATAGTTGAGCCGCACGCCCGGCTGGATGGTCAGCGCGTCGGTCACCTTCCAGCTAAGCTGGCCGAACAGGGCCGCGCTGTCCGCCTTCAGATATTGCGTATTACTGGCGGTCAGGCCGGACAGCGTCGCCGGGATATTGGCGGGGTTGGTCGGATCGGTGGAGGGCGCAAGGCTCCACTGGGCCGCATCGTCGCCCTGCTGTTCGGTGCCCTGGGTGTCGATCCGCTGCTTGAAGCCGAACAGGCCGACGACGAAGTCAACATCCTTGCTTTCGTAGTTGTAGCGGAATTCCTGGCTATACTGGTCCTGCTGCGACGGGTTCTGCGATTTGGACACGATCGACAGACCGGTGAAGTCGCGGTCATTTTCCGGCTTCCAGTCCCAGAAGCGCCAGGCGGTGACGGAGGTCAGGGTGCCGGGGCCGACATCCCATTTGATCTTGGCCGACACGCCGCCGATCTTGTTACCGGCGTTCAGGTTGGAATCGAGGTCGGTCAGACGGTCATAGGGGTTGCGGCTGGGCACGACATAGCCCTGCGCAGCGGCCAGCGCGTCATATTGGCGATTGAGCGGACGCTGGGTCTTGCCGACGCGCACGAAGGTCGTGCCGCAGCATTCGGGATCCTGCTTGCTGTAATCGCCGGACAGGGTGACGCTGAAATCGTCATTGGGCTTGAACAGCAACTGGCCGCGAATGCCCAGATTATCCTGCTCGTTGATCCAGCGCTGGCTGGTCACATTGTAGAGCGTGCCCCGGCGCGTGGTGGCGGCGACCGCGATGCGGGCGGCGATGGTCTCGGACAGCGGGCCGGACACGGCGGCCTTGGCCTGCTTGTAGTTGAGATTGCCGACGGTCAGTTCGGCGCGGCCCTCGAAATCGAAGGTCGGCTGGTTGGTCGTGATGTTGATCGCGCCGGCCGTGGTGTTCTTGCCGTAAAGCGTACCTTGCGGTCCGCGCAGCACTTCCACCTGCGCCACGTCGAGAAAGTCGAAGGTCGCGGCGGCGACGCGCGAGTTGTAGACGTCGTCGACATAGATGCCGACGCCTTGTTCGAAGCCATCGCTGGTCAGGCCGAACGGCACGCCCAGGCCACGGATATTGACCGAGGTGTTGCGCGGGTTGGTGGTGTAGACCTGCAACGTCGGCGCGAGTTGCTGGAGCTTCACGATGTTGAAGTTGCCGGTTGCCTCGATGCTGTCGCCGCGGACCACGGAAATCGCCAATGGCACTTCCTGCGCGGTTTCCTGGCGACGGCGGGCGGTAACGACGATCACGTCGCCGCGCACGTTGGTTTGTCCGGCGACCTGTTCGGCGCCGTCCGCAGGCGGCTGAACCGCATCCTCCGCAAAGGCGTTGGGCGTGATGATGGAAGCGCCCGCGACGCTCGCGAGCAACAGGAAACGCGCAATCATGATATTCCCCTTTATCCGGCTGTCCGGTGCCAATCTGGTTGTCTTGTGATCGCGGCACTTCCGGTGATCCGGTCAACGCCGATATTGGGGATGAAGATCGGAACGGCGGCCCATCCCCTGCCGCCTGGGCCGCTCGTTGCAGCCCGAAATATATGGCGCCCCCGCCTGATCGTTCAGTTGGTCAGGCGCGTCTTTTCCGTCACGTCGATCTGGACCACGCGCGCGTCGTGGACGGTCAGCGTGATCGATCCGAAACGCAGCGCTTCCAGCACGTTGCGCACCTTGTCGACGCTCGCGGCGATATCGGGCCGCAAGTCTGTGCGGGCGCCGTCGATACGGGCGTGACGGAGTTCGATCGGTTTATGTTCGCTCATGGACACCTCTGGCTCGTCTAATATCTCAACTACAAAGATAGACAAAAAAGCAAATATAAGGGGCGCGCAAGTTTGTCTTGTCGCGCCCCTCGGGGGTGAGCCTTATGGGTGCAGGGTCGGGCGCTGGGCCTTGCGCTCCTGCTGGGCCATGGGCAGCGCAGGGCGCATCTGGCGCATGGCGGACGCCTGTTCCTGCGCATTGTCGATCAGCCGTTCGAGCAGGGATTGCCCAAACTGCCAGTCGCCGAGACCCGAATCTGCGTTGATATGACCGGCATGGCCCGCATCGACAAATTGACTGCCCCAATTTTTGCCGACGCTATGGGCGCGTTCGAAGAAGATATAGGGATCGTCGCGGCTACCCACCAGAATCGAGGGGAAGGGGAGTTGCGCGCGGGGCGTGGGGCCGAATCCGCCGATCGTCTCGGGCGTTTCCATCCGGTCGCAATCGGGCGGCGCGACCAGCAGCGCGCCGGTCACCGGCCAGCCATAGGCCTGGCTTTGCAAAGCGCCCCACCAGGCGACGGCCAGGCAGCCCAGGCTGTGCGCCGCCAATATGACCGGCCCGTTCGCTTCGCGGATGGCGGCGTCGAGCCGCGTCACCCAGGCATTGCGGTTGGGGCTGGCCCAGCTGCCCAGGTCCACCCGCTCGCAATCGCCGCGCGTTTCTTCCCAGATTGTCTGCCAGTGGCCCGGCCCGCTATTGTTGAGGCCGGGGATGGTCAGCACGACCGGCTGGCGCGTGTCACCCGAAAAACCGAATCGCTCCATGGTCTGATCCTCATCCTTGCTGTCGAGGCTCCGACAATAATTCTATTCATATGGTAGACAATGGGCAAGCGGCGAAATGTGGTGAAATCTAGGCAGCCGGAAAGACGCCATCACAGCGGGATCGTCAACAGCAATGCGGCCGGGCCGGCATGATGCCGGCCCGGCCGATCGGTCACGCCTTCGGACGCCTTACCAGGGGTAGATCAGGCCATAATATTGGTAGACGTTGCGGCCATAGCCATCGTCATAATCCGGCCGCTTGTCCGCGCCGTAGCGCGGCGCATTGTCCAGCAACTGCTTGTCGAGATCGACCACATAGCCCTGTTGCCCGGTGTCGTAGGTCAGCATCGACCAGGGCAGGGGATAATGGTCGTGCCCCATGCCCAGAAAGCCGCCGAAGGACAGCACGGCGTAGCGCACCTGGCCGCTGCGCTTGTCCACC
Encoded proteins:
- a CDS encoding tetratricopeptide repeat protein: MALTPQNSQAFMREVDEAVRQDQLLGFWQRYGRWILVAVVLGLAAFGGWLYWQHYSKIQSEAVSEQMDTVLTAAAGGGTPDAKQLDALTKADQPGYRASALLAQAGVASRKGDAKAATALYAAMAADTKLDQPYRDLALIRQTALEFDTLKPHQVVDRLKPLAVEGAPWFGSAGELVAIAYMKMGKTDLAGPIFAAMAKDANVPQSIRSRARQMAGLMGIDAVEIPAEPSEG
- a CDS encoding Hpt domain-containing protein; this translates as MSYQDTELVSWSEFTRTRSELGTAFLRILGYFREDGAKSIGAIEEAFRARNAAALVTPAHTLKGESAQFGAYRLSAMAEEIEMVARRCVETHEGPDELIEVVVALRPCFTETMALLDRDANPLVARRPATFSRRAEAPAQGFGRAV
- a CDS encoding PRC-barrel domain-containing protein; this translates as MTDLTMENHGELIASDRVEGTAVYNRQGERLGKISNFMVDKRSGQVRYAVLSFGGFLGMGHDHYPLPWSMLTYDTGQQGYVVDLDKQLLDNAPRYGADKRPDYDDGYGRNVYQYYGLIYPW
- a CDS encoding RBBP9/YdeN family alpha/beta hydrolase, coding for MERFGFSGDTRQPVVLTIPGLNNSGPGHWQTIWEETRGDCERVDLGSWASPNRNAWVTRLDAAIREANGPVILAAHSLGCLAVAWWGALQSQAYGWPVTGALLVAPPDCDRMETPETIGGFGPTPRAQLPFPSILVGSRDDPYIFFERAHSVGKNWGSQFVDAGHAGHINADSGLGDWQFGQSLLERLIDNAQEQASAMRQMRPALPMAQQERKAQRPTLHP
- a CDS encoding outer membrane protein assembly factor BamB family protein codes for the protein MTERMGMTSMKAFAPMGRMVTMAAMVALLAGCGIVGGKKGGPKTPVVGNRTSILSNEQGVEVEPSLADVQVTLPAPYVNDSWSQPGGDPSKAMGHVSLGGSPSQVWTASIEGSSPQARLAASPVVAGGKLFVTDAGAHVIAFDAASGAKLWQTNLPSEGKGNGRVLFGGGVSVLGDRVFASTGFGDVFALNVADGAIVWKKHLSGPLRGAPTLENGHVYVMGQDNQVFALNQSDGETQWTDSGTLQVTGIFGVAAPAAAQGTVIAGYSSGEINAYRYENGRTLWGDALSRTSISTAVASLTDIDADPVIDRGRVFAIGQGGRMASYELTSGQRLWEINIAGISTPAVVGEWVFAVTSDARLLCVARATGKIRWVSQLRRWQKEKKKDKAIRWTGPVLAGGRLIVVSTRGEMVYVDPATGSVQSTVDVGRSMSLSPIVANNILYLLADDGKLTAYR
- a CDS encoding TonB-dependent receptor; the protein is MIARFLLLASVAGASIITPNAFAEDAVQPPADGAEQVAGQTNVRGDVIVVTARRRQETAQEVPLAISVVRGDSIEATGNFNIVKLQQLAPTLQVYTTNPRNTSVNIRGLGVPFGLTSDGFEQGVGIYVDDVYNSRVAAATFDFLDVAQVEVLRGPQGTLYGKNTTAGAINITTNQPTFDFEGRAELTVGNLNYKQAKAAVSGPLSETIAARIAVAATTRRGTLYNVTSQRWINEQDNLGIRGQLLFKPNDDFSVTLSGDYSKQDPECCGTTFVRVGKTQRPLNRQYDALAAAQGYVVPSRNPYDRLTDLDSNLNAGNKIGGVSAKIKWDVGPGTLTSVTAWRFWDWKPENDRDFTGLSIVSKSQNPSQQDQYSQEFRYNYESKDVDFVVGLFGFKQRIDTQGTEQQGDDAAQWSLAPSTDPTNPANIPATLSGLTASNTQYLKADSAALFGQLSWKVTDALTIQPGVRLNYDKKSGFYQRVVTNAQGQAISCTTVAEPGTIKGTTQQCGVYQPQVSAPSDSAWNFTYDFNVNYKVARDVLAYATYAKSFKTLGINQNGLPLNADNSVNYDASTVKPESVNHYEIGLKTQFWDRRATFNLTAFRTEIKNFQATVNGGQFGTVRGYLANAEKVRSQGIEADFKVVASDRFTAYANGAYTDAQYKKFTNAPCPPELSGGTLQPSGQPADYSQPGVPGALSPRQCDISGQDLPGVSKWAFSYGAEYNIPVTLLAKEGQAYLGVDGNYRSHWNSNASPSIYTEVKGYALTNFRAGFRGEWFDIFGWVRNAFDVNYIENLQVAPGNTGLIAGQVGDPQTWGGTIKVSF
- a CDS encoding sulfurtransferase TusA family protein; amino-acid sequence: MKCPWPALRAARAMRDAGAIVIEADDPIAAAELEALAQAQGWTFAALGEHRFALSRTE
- the der gene encoding ribosome biogenesis GTPase Der produces the protein MLPTVAIVGRPNVGKSTLFNRLVGKKLALVDDQPGVTRDRREGEAHLLGLDFTIVDTAGYEDEDANTLPGRMRMQTEAAVENCDVALFMIDARAGITPLDEEIARWLRANDAPVILVANKAEGKAADDGVMESFSLGLGEPVPFSAEHGQGLADLFQALLPHLEREGDEPHEKEFYEDDESAPLKLAIVGRPNAGKSTLINRLLGENRLLTGPEAGITRDSIAVDWMWTSRDGLERPVRLIDTAGMRKRAKVQEKLEKLAVSDGINAVNFAEVVVLMIDSTRGLEAQDLRIADRVLEEGRALVVALNKWDTVEHGSALYQGIKKALDEGLAQVRGVPIMTISGATGKGLDDLIHVAFETRTAWSQRVSTGVLNRWFETALEANPPPAPGGKRIKLRYITQNKTRPPTFVLFGTRLDDLPESYRRYLVNGIRRELGFGAVPVRLTLRSQKNPYATK
- the panB gene encoding 3-methyl-2-oxobutanoate hydroxymethyltransferase, whose product is MSTTFTLDTATSRANPTPAPMKRLTVPAIQRRKFEGKTQEPLVMLTAYTARQAQLLDPHCDMLLVGDSLGQVIYGLPSTLAVTLDMMIAHGAAVVRGSYHSVVLVDMPFGSYESSPQQAFASASRIMAETGCAAVKLEGGEAMADTISFLSQRGIPVMAHIGLTPQAVNALGGYGARGKSQQEHAKIMADARAVAQAGAFAMVLEGVMEELAVAITDSVDVPVIGIGASAHCDGQVLVTEDMLGMFDRVPRFVKRYENIAETIDGAAARYAAEVRTRGFPTDDQVYRPKI
- a CDS encoding YezD family protein, producing MSEHKPIELRHARIDGARTDLRPDIAASVDKVRNVLEALRFGSITLTVHDARVVQIDVTEKTRLTN
- a CDS encoding LLM class flavin-dependent oxidoreductase → MTRFSLLDLVPVREGDTVATALAHAADLAAHAERLGYHRLWVAEHHGMAGIASAATAVVLAHIGQATSTIRIGAGGIMLPNHAPLVIAEQFGTLDALFPGRIDLGLGRAPGSDQRVAQAIRRNLSGGADQFPRDIMELQAYFGEDERLSIQATPGAGADVSIWILGSSLYGAQLAAMLGLPYAFASHFAPAALDEAIAIYRRDFRPSAHLKYPYVMAGYNVFAADTAEEAHLLASSMQQSFVRLRTGQPGKLQPPVPGYYADLPGQAQAMLSDVLSVSSIGTQADVERDIAAFLRRTQVDELILTGQIFDPAARKHSFAIAMAAAQTVTTRETA